TTCTCACAGCCGTTCTTATGCACGAGCACCATATCCTCCAATCGCACACCTCCTACCCCGGGCTCGTACAGTCCAGGTTCTATTGTTATCACATTCCCTTCCCGGAGAACGTAATCATTATCCCCAACACTTGGACTCTCATGCACATCCAGCCCCACGCCATGCCCTGTAAAGTGAATAAACCCTCTATTAGCGTGAGCATGGTTTCTTATCGTTTCATAACCCATATCCTCGAACATATCACATACCAGGTTATGGACATCGCTGCACATCACACCTTCCCTCACAGACTCTTCAGCAGACTCCTGTGCAAATTTAACTGCTTCGTACATCTCTTTTATTCTACTTGAAGGGTCACCACGCGATACCGTCCTCGTCATATCAGCGAAATATCGCCCGGATTTCAATCTTGGGAATATATCAATGATGACAGGTTCGTGTGCGAAGATGGTCCCGTGCCCTGAGAAATGGGGATTAGAAGCTTTCTTTCCACATGCCACTATCGGTTCGCCACCGTCACAACTGCATCCGGAATCGACCAGAGCATGTTCTATGGACGCTCTCACTCGCTCTGAGGTCAGTATCTCGCCATTTGCCACCAGGCGCTCACCATCAATTCTGGAGTTCCTTATCGCCTCTATCGCTACCCTCATTGCATGTTCACAAGCGCGTTGAGCTTTCTTTATGTATTCTATCTCCCATTCAGCCTTTGTTTCACGCTCTTTTGTCACTCCGAGCTCTTCCACTGGAGTTACTGTTATCCCTTCCTTCCGCAGCGAATCTGCGATAGAGACAGGGAAGTACTTCGGCACTTCAACCTCATCTATGCCC
Above is a genomic segment from Methanophagales archaeon containing:
- a CDS encoding aminopeptidase P family protein; translation: MVSGSAHNADMYYATRFLSLDPFIFIRNTRGKAILIVSPMEYERAKKESILSEIRSTADYGGASVDKRRDELIILKALREEGIDEVEVPKYFPVSIADSLRKEGITVTPVEELGVTKERETKAEWEIEYIKKAQRACEHAMRVAIEAIRNSRIDGERLVANGEILTSERVRASIEHALVDSGCSCDGGEPIVACGKKASNPHFSGHGTIFAHEPVIIDIFPRLKSGRYFADMTRTVSRGDPSSRIKEMYEAVKFAQESAEESVREGVMCSDVHNLVCDMFEDMGYETIRNHAHANRGFIHFTGHGVGLDVHESPSVGDNDYVLREGNVITIEPGLYEPGVGGVRLEDMVLVHKNGCENLTRFEKRLVI